Proteins from a single region of Streptomyces sp. TN58:
- a CDS encoding MarR family winged helix-turn-helix transcriptional regulator, translating into MHDLSHGDDAAAVNDLRSAVMRLGRRLKHQRVDESLSPTEMSVLGTLARCGQATPGELARREHVQPPSMTRIVALLEAKGLVTLEPHPDDRRQKVVRQTEEAEAMLEESRRKRNAFLAGLAAELTEDEWAKLRAAAPVLEKLAHL; encoded by the coding sequence ATGCATGACCTCTCCCATGGCGACGACGCTGCCGCCGTGAACGATCTCCGCTCCGCCGTCATGCGGCTGGGACGGCGTCTGAAGCACCAGCGCGTCGACGAGTCGCTGAGCCCGACCGAGATGTCGGTCCTCGGCACCCTCGCCCGCTGCGGCCAGGCCACACCCGGCGAACTCGCACGGCGGGAGCACGTCCAGCCGCCGTCGATGACGCGCATCGTCGCGTTGCTGGAAGCCAAGGGACTGGTCACGCTGGAACCGCACCCCGACGACCGCCGCCAGAAGGTGGTCCGCCAGACGGAGGAGGCCGAAGCGATGCTCGAAGAGAGCCGCCGCAAGCGCAACGCCTTCCTGGCCGGGCTCGCGGCAGAGCTGACCGAGGACGAATGGGCCAAGCTGCGCGCGGCCGCACCCGTCCTGGAGAAGCTCGCACACCTGTAG